One region of Drosophila kikkawai strain 14028-0561.14 chromosome 2R, DkikHiC1v2, whole genome shotgun sequence genomic DNA includes:
- the LOC108082090 gene encoding GTP-binding nuclear protein Ran-like, with product MSQIRKKKCIPTFKCVIIGPAGCGKTSLIQSHLTGAFDKNYIPTRKTKECQLTYHTSRGPICFKVWESTGQKEHYTKVKCAIIMYDVSSCDSYDAVPKLESDLLSRCGNIPVAMCANKFDLFTISSPLRHLKEEVLISLKLRCNLGGPFLYLAQKLFGDRDLRFVPMLAKKPPYAPISRDQQMQILQMELPEPPEEDNDDYYYHIQ from the coding sequence ATGTCACAGATCAGGAAAAAAAAGTGTATTCCCACTTTCAAGTGCGTAATCATTGGCCCTGCTGGCTGCGGAAAGACGAGCCTTATTCAAAGCCATTTGACTGGAGCTTTTGACAAGAATTACATACCCACACGTAAGACTAAAGAGTGCCAACTCACCTACCACACCAGTCGCGGGCCCATTTGCTTCAAAGTTTGGGAGAGCACCGGTCAGAAGGAGCACTATACCAAAGTTAAATGTGCCATAATCATGTACGACGTCTCCTCCTGTGACAGCTATGATGCTGTGCCCAAGCTGGAGAGCGACCTTCTTAGCCGTTGTGGCAATATCCCAGTGGCCATGTGTGCCAACAAGTTTGACCTGTTTACGATCAGCAGCCCTCTGCGGCACTTGAAAGAAGAAGTTTTAATATCTCTTAAACTAAGATGCAACCTAGGAGGCCCTTTCCTCTACCTAGCACAGAAACTATTTGGAGATCGCGATCTGCGCTTTGTGCCGATGTTGGCTAAAAAGCCACCCTATGCTCCAATCTCCAGGGATCAGCAGATGCAAATATTACAAATGGAACTGCCCGAGCCACCCGAAGAGGATAATGACGATTATTATTACCATATTCAATAA